One window of the Rhizorhabdus dicambivorans genome contains the following:
- a CDS encoding aminotransferase has translation MNPIYAALPTTIFEKMSAIARETGAINLGQGFPDAPGPEDVRRAAADALIERSNQYPPMLGIPELRQAVAAHYGAHHGLSLDWQTEVVATSGATEAISAAILGLVSPGDEVVLIQPLYDAYMPMVRRAGGVPKLIGLEPPHWTLSADALDAAITPATKLLIFNNPANPTGKMYDRATLEMIAKRCIRHDLVAICDEVWEHVVFDGDHVPLIAIPGMRDRTVKIGSAGKIFALTGWKVGWMVAGEMLAKQVGKAHQFMTFTTPPNLQWAVAQGLAKPQGWFEAMRAGFARSRDRLVAGLEAAGYAVLPSQATWFVSVDLAASGIALDDVTFADRMALEGGVVTIPVSAFFEERPVTNILRLCYCKEDAVLDEAIARLKAMREKLAI, from the coding sequence ATGAACCCGATCTACGCCGCGCTGCCGACGACGATCTTCGAGAAGATGTCGGCGATCGCGCGTGAGACGGGCGCGATCAACCTGGGCCAGGGCTTTCCCGACGCGCCGGGCCCTGAGGATGTCCGCCGCGCCGCCGCCGACGCGCTGATCGAGCGATCGAACCAGTACCCGCCGATGCTCGGCATCCCCGAACTGCGCCAGGCGGTCGCCGCCCATTATGGCGCGCATCACGGCCTGAGCCTCGACTGGCAGACCGAGGTGGTCGCCACATCGGGCGCGACCGAGGCGATCTCGGCGGCGATCCTCGGCCTCGTCTCCCCGGGCGACGAGGTGGTGCTGATCCAGCCCCTCTACGACGCCTATATGCCGATGGTGCGCCGGGCGGGCGGCGTGCCGAAGCTGATCGGGCTGGAGCCGCCGCACTGGACGCTCAGCGCCGACGCGCTCGATGCGGCGATAACACCGGCGACCAAGCTGTTGATATTCAACAATCCTGCCAATCCCACCGGCAAGATGTACGACCGCGCGACCCTGGAGATGATCGCCAAACGCTGCATCCGCCACGACCTTGTCGCCATCTGCGACGAAGTGTGGGAGCATGTTGTCTTCGACGGGGACCATGTGCCGCTGATCGCCATACCCGGCATGCGCGATCGCACCGTCAAGATCGGATCGGCGGGCAAGATCTTCGCGCTGACCGGGTGGAAGGTCGGCTGGATGGTCGCGGGCGAGATGCTGGCGAAGCAGGTCGGCAAGGCCCATCAGTTCATGACCTTCACCACCCCGCCCAATCTGCAATGGGCGGTCGCCCAGGGCCTCGCCAAGCCACAAGGCTGGTTCGAGGCGATGCGCGCGGGCTTCGCCCGGTCCCGTGACAGGCTGGTCGCGGGGCTGGAAGCGGCGGGCTATGCCGTGCTGCCCAGCCAGGCGACGTGGTTCGTCTCGGTCGATCTGGCTGCCTCGGGCATCGCGCTAGACGATGTGACGTTCGCCGACCGGATGGCGCTGGAAGGCGGGGTGGTGACGATCCCGGTCTCGGCCTTCTTCGAGGAGCGACCGGTCACCAACATCCTGCGGCTCTGCTATTGCAAGGAGGACGCGGTGCTCGACGAGGCGATCGCGCGGCTCAAGGCGATGCGGGAGAAGCTGGCGATCTGA
- a CDS encoding DEAD/DEAH box helicase, protein MTKFSELGLIEPLQRALAAKGYDIPTPIQQQAIPPLLEGRDLCGIAQTGTGKTAAFALPSLHYLSENLKHTPPQGCRMLILAPTRELASQIAESFVQYGKFLRLSVATVFGGVPINRQIRQLQRGVDVLVATPGRLLDLIDQRALSLKFVELFVLDEADQMLDLGFIHALKRIDQLLPKKRQSLFFSATMPKAIADLGDRFLTNPVKVSVAPQSTTAERVEQFATFCNPQEKQALLIMRIRSEPIDRALVFTRTKHGADRVVKHLRAAGIAAEAIHGNKSQPQRERALGLFRQGEVKILVATDIAARGIDVGGVSHVFNFELPNVAEQYVHRIGRTARAGAAGIAIAFVADDERPYLKAIEKLTRVKLEVQPLPENFVSEKAKMPKPAAPTAEELRQQRNGQNGRRHDGGGRNARDGAGEGPPKRRFSRPKGAPGAHKGAVRKFGGR, encoded by the coding sequence GTGACCAAATTTTCCGAACTCGGCCTGATCGAGCCGCTCCAGCGCGCGCTGGCCGCCAAGGGCTATGACATCCCCACGCCGATCCAACAGCAGGCCATCCCGCCGCTGCTCGAAGGCCGAGACCTGTGCGGCATCGCCCAGACCGGCACCGGCAAGACCGCGGCCTTCGCGCTGCCGTCGCTCCATTATCTTTCCGAAAACCTCAAGCATACGCCGCCGCAGGGCTGCCGGATGCTGATCCTGGCGCCGACCCGCGAGCTGGCCAGCCAGATCGCCGAGAGCTTCGTCCAATATGGCAAGTTCCTTCGTCTGAGCGTCGCCACCGTGTTCGGCGGCGTGCCGATCAACCGGCAGATCCGCCAGCTCCAGCGCGGTGTCGACGTGCTCGTCGCGACGCCCGGCCGCCTGCTCGACCTGATCGACCAGCGCGCGCTGAGCCTGAAGTTCGTCGAGCTGTTCGTCCTCGACGAGGCGGACCAGATGCTCGATCTCGGCTTCATCCACGCACTCAAGCGGATTGACCAACTGCTGCCGAAAAAGCGCCAGTCGCTGTTCTTCTCGGCCACCATGCCCAAGGCGATCGCCGATCTGGGCGACCGTTTCCTGACCAACCCGGTCAAGGTGTCGGTCGCGCCGCAGTCGACCACCGCCGAGCGGGTCGAGCAGTTCGCTACCTTCTGCAACCCGCAGGAGAAGCAGGCGCTGCTGATCATGCGCATCCGCTCCGAGCCGATCGACCGTGCGCTGGTGTTCACCCGCACCAAGCATGGCGCCGACCGCGTCGTGAAGCATCTGCGTGCCGCCGGCATCGCGGCCGAAGCGATCCACGGCAACAAGAGCCAGCCGCAGCGTGAGCGCGCGCTGGGCCTGTTCCGCCAGGGCGAGGTGAAGATCCTCGTCGCCACCGACATCGCCGCGCGCGGCATTGATGTCGGCGGGGTCAGCCATGTTTTCAATTTCGAGCTGCCCAATGTCGCCGAGCAATATGTCCACCGCATCGGCCGCACCGCCCGCGCGGGTGCCGCGGGCATCGCCATCGCCTTCGTGGCCGATGACGAGCGGCCCTATCTGAAGGCGATCGAGAAGCTGACCCGGGTCAAGCTGGAGGTCCAGCCGCTGCCGGAGAACTTCGTCAGCGAGAAGGCGAAGATGCCGAAGCCCGCCGCGCCGACCGCCGAGGAGCTCCGCCAGCAGCGCAACGGCCAGAACGGCCGTCGCCATGATGGTGGTGGACGCAACGCCCGCGACGGTGCCGGCGAAGGCCCGCCCAAACGCCGCTTCAGCCGCCCCAAGGGCGCGCCCGGCGCGCACAAGGGGGCGGTGAGGAAGTTCGGCGGACGGTAA
- a CDS encoding M20/M25/M40 family metallo-hydrolase: MSKNWRKLVACVLCATAPLPALAALDKAESRMVQVIDAERGRTIGLLEALVNVNSGSRNLPGVAKVGQMMRAELEPLGFTVRWVPMEKTGRAGHIVAVHKGDGRGKRLLLIGHLDTVFEPDSPFQAWTLKGKDAEGRDWAEGPGAGDDKGGMAVIVAALRAMKAAGTLGRADIEIVLTGDEEDSGDPIELARADLIAAGKRADIALDFEGLAREDGRDMGSIARRSSNSWTVRASGNTGHSSGIFGEKAGYGAIYELARIIDRFRRELPETNLTYNVGLIAGGATQTTDPDGIRMSATGKTNIIPPVAVARGDMRTLSDEQTARVRQKMAAIVADHLPGTNAEIAFDKGGYPAMAPTQGNRAILDRLNAVNRDLGLPEMPPLDPLKRGAGDISFVARDVDSYVGMGSYSTGDHAPGERVDLTSIPLQAKRAAILMTRLSGERRAPE, from the coding sequence ATGTCGAAAAACTGGCGGAAACTCGTAGCCTGTGTCCTCTGCGCAACGGCGCCTCTGCCCGCCCTCGCCGCCCTCGACAAGGCCGAAAGCCGGATGGTGCAGGTGATCGATGCCGAACGTGGGCGGACGATCGGGCTGCTGGAGGCACTGGTCAACGTCAATTCGGGATCGCGCAACCTGCCCGGCGTGGCCAAGGTCGGGCAGATGATGCGGGCGGAGCTGGAACCGCTGGGCTTCACGGTGCGCTGGGTCCCGATGGAGAAGACCGGCCGGGCGGGCCATATCGTCGCGGTGCACAAGGGCGACGGGCGCGGCAAGCGCCTGTTGCTGATCGGCCATCTCGATACCGTCTTCGAACCCGACAGCCCGTTCCAGGCCTGGACACTCAAGGGCAAGGACGCCGAGGGGCGGGACTGGGCCGAAGGTCCCGGCGCGGGCGACGACAAGGGCGGCATGGCGGTGATCGTCGCGGCGCTCCGGGCAATGAAGGCGGCGGGCACGCTCGGCCGCGCCGATATCGAGATCGTGCTGACCGGCGACGAGGAGGATTCGGGCGACCCGATCGAACTGGCCCGCGCCGACCTGATCGCGGCCGGCAAACGCGCCGACATCGCGCTCGATTTCGAAGGGCTGGCGCGCGAGGATGGCCGAGACATGGGATCGATCGCGCGGCGCTCATCGAACAGCTGGACCGTCCGGGCGAGCGGCAATACCGGCCATTCGAGCGGCATCTTCGGCGAGAAGGCCGGCTATGGCGCAATCTATGAGCTGGCGCGGATCATCGACCGCTTCCGCCGCGAATTGCCCGAGACCAACCTGACCTACAATGTCGGCCTGATCGCGGGCGGCGCCACTCAGACGACCGACCCCGACGGCATCCGCATGTCGGCGACCGGCAAGACCAACATCATCCCGCCCGTCGCCGTAGCGCGCGGCGACATGCGCACCCTGTCCGACGAGCAGACCGCGCGGGTGCGGCAGAAGATGGCCGCGATCGTCGCCGATCATCTGCCGGGGACGAACGCCGAAATCGCCTTCGACAAGGGCGGCTACCCGGCAATGGCGCCGACCCAGGGCAACAGGGCGATCCTCGACCGGCTCAACGCGGTCAACCGCGACCTCGGCCTGCCCGAAATGCCCCCGCTCGACCCGCTCAAGCGCGGCGCGGGCGATATCAGCTTCGTCGCGAGGGACGTCGATTCCTATGTCGGCATGGGCAGCTATTCGACCGGCGACCATGCGCCCGGCGAGAGGGTGGACCTGACATCGATCCCCCTGCAGGCAAAACGCGCGGCGATCCTGATGACGCGGCTGAGCGGGGAGCGGCGCGCGCCTGAATGA
- a CDS encoding tetratricopeptide repeat protein: MKMSVDQALRKARSLSSEEAELLYREMLARFPANKRLQHELRELSRPAIQNAPGADLEAILALYRQGRGAEAADRAAVTLALFPHCEILANISGAIMASLGRHDEAIRLYDKAIELAPDFFEAYNNRGIALNDHGRSEEALQSFDMAIRLHADNLEAYLNRSIALRRLRRLDEALASADRSVKLGPKCAEAYNARGNTLLDLGRVDDALAEFDMAIGLKPGLAEAHVNRANALTMLKRPDEALASYERAIAMAPAQINAHNNRGSLLRRMKRLNEALASHRRALDIAPASALAQAEARNLQAHMCLWEDEEAKGGPSPLGTGTDAFQPFYMLGFEDSLERQLLCARNWAAAKYGPGRTLAPRRRAAGAPIRVGYFSTDFHNHATIHCMARLFELHDPSRFEIHIFSYGPDIEDEMRKRLTDAVARFHPVAHLSDEDIARLARTQGIDIAVDLKGHTQDARLGIFARRAAPVQVGFLGFPGTSGSDFIDYVIADETVIPPERQHFFSEKIAYLPNSYYPTDDRCAVSDRRFSRAELGLPEDGFVFCSFNNNYKITPDAFDIWMRLLARVEGSVLWLLQDNDWAADNLRREAQARGISPDRLVFAERMSAADHMARHVHADLFLDTFKVNAHTTATDALWMGVPVLTKLGESFVARVAGSLLHALDMPELVTPSAAAYEQRALEIATDPAALATLKVKLADRRMSSPLFDSAGYTRDVEALYERLVAGA; this comes from the coding sequence ATGAAGATGTCCGTCGACCAGGCGCTTCGCAAGGCACGCAGCCTCTCTTCCGAGGAAGCCGAGTTGCTCTATCGCGAGATGCTCGCGCGCTTTCCGGCGAACAAGCGGCTCCAGCACGAGCTTCGCGAACTGTCCCGCCCGGCGATCCAGAACGCGCCCGGCGCCGATCTGGAGGCCATCCTCGCCCTCTATCGGCAGGGCCGTGGCGCGGAGGCGGCCGATCGGGCGGCAGTGACGCTGGCCCTTTTCCCTCATTGCGAGATACTGGCCAATATCAGCGGCGCGATCATGGCGTCGCTCGGCCGCCACGATGAAGCCATCCGCCTGTACGACAAGGCGATCGAGCTCGCGCCCGATTTCTTCGAAGCCTATAATAACCGGGGCATCGCGCTGAACGATCATGGCCGTTCAGAGGAAGCGCTGCAGAGCTTCGACATGGCGATCAGGCTGCATGCCGACAATCTGGAAGCCTATCTGAACCGGAGCATCGCGCTTCGGCGTCTGCGGCGCCTGGACGAGGCCCTGGCGAGCGCCGACAGATCCGTGAAGCTGGGCCCGAAATGCGCCGAAGCCTATAATGCGCGCGGCAACACGCTGCTGGATCTGGGTCGGGTGGACGATGCCCTGGCGGAATTCGACATGGCAATCGGGCTGAAGCCGGGCCTGGCGGAAGCCCATGTCAACCGTGCCAATGCATTGACCATGCTCAAGCGCCCCGACGAGGCGCTGGCAAGCTATGAGCGCGCCATCGCGATGGCACCGGCCCAGATCAACGCCCATAATAATCGTGGCAGCCTGCTTCGCCGCATGAAGCGGCTGAACGAGGCCCTGGCAAGCCACCGGCGGGCGCTGGATATCGCGCCGGCATCGGCGCTCGCCCAAGCTGAGGCCCGTAATCTGCAGGCGCATATGTGCCTGTGGGAGGATGAGGAAGCGAAAGGCGGCCCCTCGCCTCTTGGAACAGGCACCGATGCCTTCCAGCCCTTCTACATGCTGGGCTTCGAGGACAGCCTCGAACGCCAGCTGCTGTGCGCGCGAAACTGGGCGGCAGCGAAATATGGCCCCGGCCGAACCCTGGCCCCGCGCCGTCGCGCGGCGGGCGCCCCGATCCGGGTCGGCTATTTCTCCACCGATTTCCATAACCATGCGACCATCCACTGCATGGCCCGGCTGTTCGAACTGCACGATCCCAGCCGCTTCGAAATCCACATCTTCTCCTACGGCCCCGACATCGAGGACGAGATGCGCAAGCGCCTGACCGATGCAGTCGCCCGCTTCCACCCCGTCGCCCATCTGTCGGACGAGGACATCGCCCGACTGGCGCGGACCCAGGGGATCGACATCGCCGTGGACCTGAAGGGCCATACCCAGGATGCCCGGCTCGGCATCTTTGCGCGGCGCGCAGCGCCGGTCCAGGTCGGCTTCCTCGGCTTTCCCGGCACCAGCGGTTCCGACTTCATCGATTATGTTATCGCGGACGAGACCGTCATACCGCCCGAGCGGCAGCACTTCTTCTCGGAGAAGATCGCCTATCTTCCCAACAGCTATTACCCGACCGACGATCGCTGCGCGGTTTCGGATCGCCGTTTCTCGCGGGCGGAGCTGGGCCTGCCGGAGGACGGCTTCGTCTTCTGCAGCTTCAACAACAATTACAAGATCACGCCCGACGCCTTCGATATCTGGATGCGCCTGCTGGCCCGGGTCGAGGGCAGCGTGCTGTGGCTGCTGCAGGACAATGACTGGGCGGCCGACAATCTTCGCCGGGAGGCGCAGGCGCGCGGCATCTCGCCCGACCGGCTGGTTTTCGCCGAACGCATGTCGGCCGCCGATCACATGGCCCGACATGTCCATGCCGACCTGTTCCTCGACACGTTCAAGGTGAACGCCCACACCACGGCCACGGATGCGCTGTGGATGGGCGTCCCCGTGCTGACAAAGCTGGGCGAGAGTTTCGTGGCCCGCGTGGCCGGAAGCCTGCTGCACGCGCTCGACATGCCCGAACTGGTCACTCCGTCGGCCGCCGCCTATGAGCAGCGCGCGCTGGAGATCGCCACCGATCCGGCCGCACTGGCGACGCTCAAGGTCAAGCTGGCCGACAGGCGGATGAGCAGCCCGCTGTTCGACAGCGCTGGCTACACCCGCGATGTCGAGGCCCTTTACGAGCGGCTCGTGGCTGGCGCGTGA
- a CDS encoding glutathione S-transferase family protein → MWQLYQFPLCPFSRKVRLQMEEKGIAYDLVRESPWLRRDEFLDLNPVGQTPVMVDPATGTTLIHSCAISEYIEETVEPVPMIPGNAAARAEIRRLVAYFDEKFYSDVVGPLLYERALKRIVHRAPPDAGVLRQAMKAVNDHLDYIDYLVGSRRWIGGQLISLADLACAAHISVADYLGGIDWRGHDETRQWYSGMKSRRSLRVILSERMELVGPPEHYEKPDF, encoded by the coding sequence ATGTGGCAGCTTTACCAATTCCCGCTCTGTCCCTTTTCCCGCAAGGTCCGGCTCCAGATGGAGGAGAAGGGCATCGCCTATGATCTCGTCCGCGAATCGCCGTGGCTGCGGCGGGACGAGTTCCTCGATCTGAATCCGGTCGGGCAGACTCCGGTGATGGTCGATCCGGCGACGGGGACCACGCTGATCCACAGCTGCGCCATCTCCGAATATATCGAGGAGACGGTCGAGCCGGTGCCGATGATCCCGGGCAACGCCGCCGCGCGCGCCGAGATACGCCGGCTGGTCGCCTATTTCGACGAGAAATTCTATTCTGACGTGGTCGGTCCGCTGCTCTATGAGCGCGCGCTCAAGCGCATCGTCCACCGCGCCCCGCCCGATGCCGGCGTGCTCCGTCAGGCGATGAAGGCGGTCAACGACCATCTCGACTATATCGACTATCTGGTCGGCAGTCGTCGCTGGATCGGCGGCCAGCTGATCAGCCTCGCCGACCTCGCCTGCGCCGCGCATATCTCGGTCGCCGACTATCTCGGCGGGATCGACTGGCGCGGCCATGACGAGACCCGGCAATGGTATTCGGGCATGAAGTCCCGCCGCTCGCTGCGGGTGATCCTGTCCGAGCGGATGGAGCTGGTCGGCCCGCCCGAACATTATGAGAAGCCCGATTTCTAA